Within the Rhinoraja longicauda isolate Sanriku21f chromosome 38, sRhiLon1.1, whole genome shotgun sequence genome, the region CAACTAACTACCTAATTAAAGACCCTAGGACTATCTTCAATTGGCTTTTGCATGTCTTTTTTTTGCAATAACGTTATTCCTCTTGTCATGTATCtacaatcatgtgtagtctttccacagTGCCAGGCCCGCTGGGAGCTGTAGTCCGCAAAGGCCAGCTGGGAGCTGTAGTCCGCGTAAGGCCAGCTGGGAGCTGTAGTCCGCTCCAGGCCCGCTGGGAGCTGTAGTCATTTCAAGGCCCTCTGGGAGCTGTAGTCCGCGTTAGGCCACCTGGGAGCTGTAGTCCGCCTAAGGCCCGCTGGGAGCTGTAGTAATTTCAAGGCCCTCTGGGAGCTGTAGTCATTGCAAGGCCCCCTGGGAGCTGTAGTCAGTGCAAGGCCCGCTGGGAGCTGTAGTCCGTGCAAGGCCCTCTGGGAGCTGTAGTCATCGCAAGGCCCTTCTGGGAGCTGTAGTCATTGAAAGGCCCGCTGGGAGCTGTAGTCCGCCATGGCGTTCGAACGCGCGGCCGCAGGAGGTGCCGTCCCAGTCCCGGAGCAGGTGCGTGAATTGGGGCCGGAGCGTCCGAGCCGCCGCCGCGCAGTCCCCGTCACGCGGCCGAGTGAAGACCGGGCCCGCAGGCGGCCGCCGCCTCCACAGAGCGAGGAATTGTGCTCCATCCCCGTCACCGCGCGGGTTTGTCCGGGAGCTCCggctccccccgcactccaacgacgggcaggtttgtgggttgatgtctcggtgtaaatgtacattgtccccagcctggtgtgtgagtgagtgtgggtggagtgtgtgtgtgtggggtggagtgtgtgggtggagtgtggggtgtgtggggtggggtgtgtgtgtgtgtgtggggtggagtgtgtgtgggggggtgtgtgtggggtggtgtgtgtggggtggtgtgtgtggggtggtgtgtgtggggtgtgtgtggggtggggtgtgtgtgtgagtgtgtgggggggcgtgtgtgtgtgtgtgtgggggggtgtgtgtgtgtgtggggtgtgtgtgtgtgtgggggggtgtgtgtgtgggtggtgtgtgtgtgtgtggggtggggtgtgtgtgtgtgtgtgtgtgtggggtggggtgtgtgtgtgtgtgtgtggggtggggtgtgtgtgtgtggggtggtgtgtgtgtgtgtggggtgtgtgtgtgtgtgtgtggggtggggtgtgtgtgtgtggggtggggtgtgtgtgtgtgtgtgtgggtggtgtgtgtgtgtgtggggtggtgtgtgtgtgtgtgtgtggggtggggtgtgtgtgtgtgtgtggggtggggtgtgtgtgtgtgtgtgtggggtggggtgtgtgtgtgtgtgtgtggggtggggtgtgtgtgtgagtgtgtgtggggtggtgtgtgtggggtggtgtgtgtggggtggggtgtgtgtgtgtggggtggtgtgtgtggggtggtgtgtgtgtgtggggtggggtgtgtgtgtgtgtggggtggtgtgtgtggggtgtgtgtgtgtgtgtgtggggtggggtgtgtgtgtgagtgtgtgtggggtggtgtgtgtgtgtgtggggtggtgtgtgtggggtggtgtgtgtgtgtggggtggggtgtgtgtgtgtgtggggtggtgtgtgtggggtggtgtgtgtggggtggggtgtgtgtgtggggtggggtgtgtgtgtgtgtggggtggggtgtgtgtgtgtgtggggtggggtgtgtgtgtgtgtgtggggtggggtgtgtgtgtgtgtgtgtggggtggggtgtgtgtgtgtggggtggggtgtgtgtgtgtggggtggggtgtgtgtgtgtgtgtgtggggtgtgtgtgtgtgtgtgtggggtggggtgtgtgtgtgtgtgtgtgtggggtgtgtgtgtgtgtggggtggggtgtgtgtgtgtgtgtgtggggtggggtgtgtgtgtgtgtgtggggtggggtgtgtgtgtgtggggtggggtgtgtgtgtgtggggtggggtgtgtgtgtgtggggtggggtgtgtgtgtgtggggtggggtgtgtgtgtgtgtggggtggggtgtgtgtgtgtgtgtggggtggggtgtgtgtgtgtgtgtgtggggtggggtgtgtgtgtgtgtggggtggggtgtgtgtgggtggggtgtgtgtgtggggtggggtgtgtgtgtgtgtgtggggtggggtgtgtgtgtgtggggtggggtgtgtgtgtgtggggtggggtgtgtgtgtgtgtgtgtggggtggggtgtgtgtgtgtgtggggtggggtgtgtgtgtgtgtggggtggggtgtgtgtgtgtgtggggtggggtgtgtgtgtgtggggtggtgtgtgtgtgagtgtgtgtggggtggggtgtgtgtgtgagtgtgtgtggggtggggtgtgtgtgtgtgtgtggggtggggtgtgtgtgtgtggggtggggtgtgtgtggggtggggtgtgtgtgtgtggggtggggtgtgtgtggggtggggtgtgtgtgtgtggggtggggtgtgtgtggggtgtgtgtgtgtggggtggggtgtgtgtgtgtggggtggggtgtgtgtggggtggggtgtgtgtgtgtggggtggggtgtgtgtgtgtgtgtggggtggggtgtgtgtgtgtggggtggggtgtgtgtggggtggggtgtgtgtgtgtggggtggggtgtgtgtggggtggggtgtgtgtgtgtgtgtgtgtggggtggggtgtgtgtgtgtgtgtggggtggggtgtgtgtggggtggggtgtgtgtgtggggtggggtgtgtgtggggtggggtgtgtgtgtgtgtgtggggtggggtgtgtgtgtggggtggggtgtgtgtgtgtgtgtgtgtgtggggtggggtggggtgtgtgtggggtggggtgtgtggggtggggtgtgtgtgtgtgtggggtgtgtgtgtggggtggggtgtgtgtgtggggtggggtgtgtgtgtgtgtgtgtggggtggggtgtgtgtgtgtgtggggtggggtgtgtgtgtgtgtggggtggggtgtgtgtgtgtgtgtgtggggtggggtgtgtgtgtgtgtggggtggggtgtgtgtgtgtggggtggggtgtgtgtggggtggggtgtgtgtggggtggtgtgagtgtgtgtggggtggggtgtgtgtggggtggggtgtgtggggtggtgtgagtgagtggggtggtgtgagtgagtgtggggtggtgtgtgtgtggggtggggtgtgtggggtggtgtgagtgtgtggggtggtgtgagtgagtgtggggtggtgtgtgtgtggggtggtgagtgagtgtggggtggtgagtgagtgtggggtggtgtgtgtggggtggtgtgagtgagtgtggggtggtgtgagtgagtgtgtggtggtgtgtgtgtggggtggtgtgtgtgtggggtggtgtgtgtgtgtggggtggagtgtgtgtgtgtgtggggtggagtgtgtgggtggagtgtgtgggtggggtggtgtgtgtgtgtggggtggtgtgtgtgtgtgtgtggggtggtgtgagtgagtgtggggtggtgtgtgagtgagtgtggggtggtgtgagtgagtgtggggtggtgtgagtgagtgtgcgggatcgctggtcggcgctacccggtggccgaagggcccgttaccgcgctgtgtctctaaactaaactgtgccgcCCCGGGCCCGGTGTCGCCGCTGGCCGGCTCCGCCTGGTctcatcaagtcaagtttatttgtcacatacacatacatgatgtgcagtgaaattaaagtggcaatgcctgcggattgtgcacaaaaagaattacagttacagcatataaataaagttaatatagagaagacaaaatgtagtccctggagttataaaagttaacagtcctgatggcctgtgggaagaaactctgtctcatcctctcggtTTTCAccgcatgacagcggaggcgtttgcctgaccgtagcagctggaacagtccgttgctggggtggtaggggtcccccataatgttgctggctctggatctgcacctcctgatgtataggtcctgcaagggggggggggtgtagttcTCATGACCGGAGAGAGGAGCCCAGCCCTGCGGCTGATGCAGGGGCTCCACACCAACCTTCGCCTGGTcatcacctccacagatgctgcctgacccactgggtgattccagcacctgcagttcctcctgtcACAGCCCTGGCCAacacatggtttagtttagagatgcagagttgAAGAACCTCAGTGAAAATGTGGACATTGCtcttaccgaggtacagcaaaattaatttctgtatacagttcagtacaagtaacactgtacataagcacttcgATACATCCTCAGTTTTGTTTACTGTCacttataccgaggtacagtgaaaagcttttgttgcatgctaaccagtcagcagaaagacaatacatgattacaatcaatcaatttacagtgcgtagatacatgataaggctcTTGATAAGGATAgtgaagcatctcagatacagtacaagtgcagCAGTGCACtaggacagtatacagagtcaccagtttggcaccattttcaagtcccagttgtaagGGCAGGGTCCCTGGCCAGACCTTGAAGGCCTGCTGTCTGGCCTAGAAAAACAAATGTTTCCTTAACCAAAGGGTTTCTGATGACAGactgcatagaacagtacaggtagacacaaaatgctggagtaactcaacgggtcaggcggcatctctggagagaaggaatgggtgacgtttcgggtcgagacctttcttcagactcatgggtcatacacctctataagctcgcccttcagcttcctgtgctccaaggaatagagacctagcctgcccaacctctctctctttcccaggccctcgagtcctggcaagtccttgtaaatcttcgctgcactgATTACAAAGGAATGCAGTCGAGCCACAAATACCTTTAACTGGCAGCCTCTGTTACCTGATTAGACTCCAGTGGACAGGAATCTGTGGTAACCTATTGAGAGACCTGACATAACCAAATTGTGCAGATATGAGATTTGAGCAATAGATAGAAGGAttgtggcattctttgccacagaaggctgtaaaggccaagtcaatggatatatttaaggcagagatagatagattcttgattagtacaggtgtcagaggttatggggagaaggcaggagaatggggttaggagggagagatagatcagccatgattgaatggcatagtagatttgatgggccgaatggcctaattctactcctatcacttatgatcttatgatcaaggaaatggagaGTAAAGgcatatttttaaatttttgattcaCTTTAAAGAGGTCCAGTTAAAATAATGAGACTCCacacgtttagtttagaaatacagcacagaaacaggcccttcggcccacagagtccacgacgaccagcgatccccgcacactaacactgtccgtccgacacacaccagggacaatttacaattttaccgatccaattagcctacaaacatgtatgtctttggggagTTGGAGGTAACCAGAACACCCAAAAAataccccatgcaggtcatgggaagaacgtacatttgtacagacaacacccgtagtcaggatcgaaccagggtctctgccgctttaaggcagcaactctatcactttgTAAAACTTCTAAAAATTAGTTTTCATCGTTAAAGTGGGATGGCTGGCACCGATCGGCCCGTTGttaaaaacaaacagaaaatgaCTCCACTTTTTTTGCCATGTCTCAGGCTGACACTGATTTCACaatgttcaaatcgaaggtatttattcacaaaatgctggagtaactcagcaggtcaggcatcatctcaggagagaaggaatgggttacgtttcgggtcgagacccagctgagttactccagcattttgtgaataaatacctttgatttgtagcagcatctgcagttattttctttcacaatGTTCACACCTCAGTGCTGAGGCAAACACAGAGATACCAGCTACTCAACAATGTAACTCCCAGAACAATCTTGATTGTACAAGTTTCTTTTGacatcattcacatgtttaaattgccGTTTCAATTGCACATATAGAAAGCTGCATCATTAGCCTCTGCGTGGTTTCGACAGAATATTCTGGGTTGCAAACCTCCAGCACTATCCAGGGGCCGCATTGCATTGTACCTCTGTGAATGCCTGCTGCTGACTCATTCACACCTTTCCCCAAGGAGGAGCCTTCTATTTGACAGAAATAAAAGCTGTTCAGTTGCCATGGTTGAATTCTGAAAGAAGATCCAAAAGAAGGGATATAACATTTCTCGGACTCTGGAGAGAAATCGCAAACTCCCTACCTGCTGCGGACAAAATATATATTAGAAATCAACTGCAGAACtatcaaatgtaaaaataatctgTGTTTATGCTCTTACAAGAAGTTTCCTCCAAAccggcgtgtctttgggatgtgggaagtatACTGGAGCGCCCagatgaaacccacgcggtcacagggtggatgtacaaactcccggggtcaggatcgaacctgggtctcaggcgctgtgaagcagcagctctacccgctgcaccactgtgtcgaccCTGCAGAGATGAGCTTGGGCACGGGCACCAGATTTACTGCCAGGAGTCATGTTGGCAATTTAAACATTACTGTGCGAAAGAGTTTCAGACCGTGTTACAGAATTAACCCTGACTGCTGTGTTCCCGAGGGCAAATGAAACCCCAGTGGTTCGAGAGAAGGGGGAGCGTCTTTATAGAAGCAAGACTGTTTCTTCCGTCCCACCCAACATCATAGAGCACCCACCGCCAATCCCAAACAAACTGAAGGGCGGGGGAAGAGTGGACTGAGATCAGACTCTGCCAGGTCTTGGCATCACTGGGTCAAACCTGTCATTGAGGCTGTGTTCTGGGTGGGGATTGTTTCAGGACCCTGACTGATATCCACACCGTGTGGAGCAAAtattcatatttttatttttatttttttcatatttcaaatacagcgcggaaacaggcctttttggcccaccatgtccgcaccgcccagtgagccccgcacactaacactcctacacccactagggacaatttttacatatacccagatcaattaacctacatacctgtacgtctttggagtgtgggaggaaaccgaagatctcggagaaaacccacgcaggtcacggggagaacgtacaaactccttacagtgcagcacccgtagtcaggatcgaacctgagtctccggcgctgcattcgctgtaaagcagcaactctaccgctgcgctaccgtgccgcccttcgctaccgtgccgtcctggGATGTTTCCCCATCCGAGTCtgatccccaccccacactgcccagcCAACCAGTTCCTGTAGCTATCATacggttataagtgataggaacaatagacaataggtgcaggaggaggccattcggcccttcgagcctgtacgcaccgccattcaatgtgatcatggctgatcattctcaatcagtaccctattcctgccttctccccataccccctgactccgctgtccttaagagctctctcttgaatgcattcagagaattggcctccactgccttctgtccaaccccttaataatcttatacgtttcgatgagatctcctctcatccttctaaattccagtgtatacaagcctagtcactccagtctttcaacatatgatagtcccgccattccgggaattaacctagtaaacctacgctgcacgccctcaatagcaagaatatccttcctcaaatttggagaccaaaactgcacacagtactccaggtgcggtctcactagggccctgtacaactgcagaattaggctatttggcccatcaagtccattccaccattcaatcatggttgatctatctctccgtcctgatcccataacctttgacaccctcataTCCTAGACAGAATTTCTGGGCCGGGGAATAAACTAGAGCTCATCAGTGTGGGACTTTcaccaatggtactttattgtcgcatgtaccaatgTACGGTGACGGTTTTGCAAACAGCTCAGTAAAACTCTTACGATATAAAAGCACAATCATATTGAAGTACAGGAGTATAAGATAGccaattacactgaggcagtaaaaCAATCAGGTGGGAAATTTAGAGGAAACTTTCTTCAGAGAACATGGACCTCAGTTCCACAGATGAGACAAATTGACAGATGTTCAGGAGGCTGCAGGTGGAGGTTGAAGGAGATTTGGAACATGGAtttaggtgaagatagacacaaaatgctagagtaactcagcagggacaggaagcatcaccggagagaaggaatatgtgacgttttgggtcgagacccttcagatttagGTGAACAAACCAAGTTGGGAAGATTCAAGTGAAGCATAAGAGCTGCATGTTGTGAACAGTTTATTCTGTGCTGGGGTCTCCTGGTTCTACTGATACAGCTGTCAGACCACGTGAATCTGCTCTGAGCCACATTCATGTGGATGGTGTCAGGGACAGAGTGCCATTGGGTGTTCACAGAGCAATTCTGACATTcttgtgtataaaaccatgagaggaagagGTCagttagatgcacagtctcttgcccagagtgggtgaatcgatgacaggaaggcataggtttaaggtgaaggggaaaagatttaataggaatctgaggggtaacctcttcatataaagggtggtgggcatatggaatgagctgccaggcggtagttgtggcaggaaatatcccaacgtttaagaaacagacaggtacaaggacaggattggagggatatggaccaaacgcaggtagttgggactagtgcagctgggacatgttggccagtgtgggtgagttgggccgaagggcctgtttccacgctgtgtcactctatcagagtggtgggtggatggaacaagctgccagacgggGAAGTTGAGGTTATACagtactataacaatgtttaaaagacgtgTGGGGAGgttcatagataggaaaggtttagagggatatgaaccaaaagtaagcagatgggacatcttggtcggcataggcaaggtgggccaaatggccggtttccttgctgtatgactgccCAGTATGACGTATAACTGCTGCAACACTTGGCTCAGTGAGAAACACCCACTGTCCTTGTGAAGATTTGCTGCAGTCCGGGGCTCACAGCTCAGACATCTCCTTGCCTCCCTCCCTGTAGTCCATGGAGTTGCACGGTTACCAGGGCAGTCGCTTCTTCCTCCCTTTCCCGAGGCTGTGGCTTGTGTCGGGCTGGTCAGGAATCATTGCGGCACTGTGATCTGCACGGAGACACAATGAAGGGCAGGTCCTACCGATCCGGTCCAGCCCCTCCTGTGTGATATTCCGGCAGAAGTCCACGTGCAACGTCCTTAAGTTGCCCCCGTCGGTGGCCACGGCCTCCAGAGTTTTGTCAGTCAGACGTGCACAGTTCTCCAGCATCAAGGTGTTTAGTTTGCTGCATCGCCCCAGGATTTGTGAGATGTCGTCATCTGTGAGGTGTCCACACCCAGCAAGGGTTAATGACAGCAAGTTTGGACACCTGGAAAAAGATCACAATGATTATAGGAGGCagcaacaaaatgctggtgtcAATGGCATCCCGTTCTCATGTAACTGCTCCACTGTCTAATCAAAAAACCCTGCTCCAGCTTCCAAACAcctgaaaactgaaggggactagcccccaaaacaagcatcagctaaagatggctgcaatacaggcctggcagagcatcaccagagaagacacccagcaactggtgatgtccatgaatcgcagacttcaagcagtcattgcaggcaaaggatatgcaacaaaatactaaacatgacagctttcatttacatgacattgctgtgtcccaaacattatggtgccctgaaatgggggaactatgtataaacactgctgtaatttctacatggtgaaaccaaaatgtataaaaatggccgttattaaaatctgtcaatgtgcactttaaccacgtgatttcttTTCCATtacaaaatctcaaattgtggagtacagaggcaaataaatgatgggtctttgtcccaaacattatggagggcactgtagataaggatgatttggagggatacgggccaggtaggggcaagtgggactagcaatTGCTTGTGCTAATTGgcaactttagagatactgcgcagaaacagacccttgggccggccgagtccgtgccaaccagtgttcacccgtacactaacactatcctatacaccagggcctccaaacctttcagcacgagggccacattatatatttggcagatgtttgcgggccgtagggaaaaataaagtgtgagttttataaatttaacaaACTCAAAAAAGATTAGATTGGGAAAGGTTAAATTAGGTTTAaatgttagtttacattaggtttatatggcaacaaataaataatattaaatttttaaaaagagcttgaaatattggaatatatatatatatatcgtaggtgtacaattatttataaaacagaaaaaatacagtgaccgccattgggggtgagagagaggggggggagagtgatgggtggggagagtgatggggggagagtgatgggggggagagtgatggggggggagaggcagAGTGGGGGGAgttggagcagcgggtgagagcgggaggacGGGGAGGGGGATGATGTCAGAGAAGGAGTCACTTGCGGGGGCTAccggagccagcgagatctgctcccatccactctcttccccggccccgtctccctccatcgcagtgaaataagaacaaacacaagtgtagttgttgttcagaagccccgcatccccggggtgagcggcagcGAAGAGGGAAGTTCCACTTGTATTTGTTGTTATTTTGCTGCgttcgagggagacggggccggggaagagagtggaggagcagagcagatctcgctggctcttggagagagagggagggagggggagagagggagggagggggagagagggagggagggggagagagggagggagggggaagagagggagggagggagggagcagcccccgcaagtggcggcgatCCTTCACCTCTGACACGAGCGTGAGATAACCacatgaggtgtttgcacagtaatcaagcAGAACCctcccgctctcacccactgctccctctaccccgacactctctctctgcccggggtgagcggcggtggcgaggagggaagtttccttgggtttgttgtttgcgagggggggctgcgatctctcgccttgtcccggctctgggtcggtggtgatCCGCTCTCcgatgaaccttcgccggcagcttctgcctccagtccccgcccccgggccagataaaatctcgctgcgggccatagtttggagatccctgctatacactagggacaatttacaattttaccaaagccaattaacctgcaaacctgcacgtctttggagtgtgtgagaaaacccgagcacccagagaaaacccacgcggtcactgggagaacgtacaaactccgtacagacagcacccgtagtcgggattgaaccgggtctctggcgctgtgaggcagcaactctaccactgcaccactgtgccgataGGCAAATTGGTTCatgcacaagttgggccgaacttCCTGTTTCTGTGCACTATGATAATGTTAATAATATCATTCTGGTGAAGAAAATAACAGTAGGCTAGGGTAGTTCAGAGTCTCCTACCCCACACTTCCACGCCAATCCAAGTCTTTGTGGTCCAAATCTTTCAACTTAaaagaagagtccagacccaaaatgccatgagcgttccctccacagatgctgcctgacctgcggagttactccaccactttgtgttttgcgttGAAAATtccactttgtggaattctctgcctcagaaggcagtggaggccaataatctggatgctttcaagagagagttggatagagctcttaagggtagcggagtcaggtggtatggggagaaggcaggaacgggatactgattgtagatgatctgccatgatcacattgaatggcggtgctggctcgaagggccgaatggcctcctcctgcacctgttgtctattgctcaagattccagcatctgctgtaccTTGTGTTGCCTTCAGTATTCGATATGCAGTCTCAGCCAGCAGGCAAAGTGCTAATAGTAATGGGTGAAGGCAAGCTATCAACACAAGCTGGGAGCGAGCATCACCTGTTACAGCACTGGGGGACATGTGCTCTGCTCCTCTGCCTGTCCACGTTGCCCTGAAGATTCTTCCCCGACACACACGTCCAGCTCCTCCCCCCTGGCAACCTGTTCCTCACCCCAACCACTCCCTGCACTGACAGCATTTTGACACCTCTGGCGATGGGAACGATCTCTGTCGACTCCAATAATTCATGGTTGTAAATACCTACATCAGAGTCCCTCACA harbors:
- the fbxl22 gene encoding F-box and leucine-rich protein 22 — encoded protein: MLLTDLNRECLLHIFSFLDKENRKSLSATCSGLREVFHDPALWSLLCFCSPSELKKDNFVLSSALRSLAICWHSSRVKVCNVEDWAKSSFQRDICSRHHALVNCFLAEVSYRCPNLLSLTLAGCGHLTDDDISQILGRCSKLNTLMLENCARLTDKTLEAVATDGGNLRTLHVDFCRNITQEGLDRIGRTCPSLCLRADHSAAMIPDQPDTSHSLGKGRKKRLPW